In the genome of Pseudomonas protegens, one region contains:
- a CDS encoding MFS transporter: MTAALEAAAHKKARKAGIASFIGTTIEWYDFYAYGIAAALVFGKVFFPADLPPGTATLLSFLTLWAGFVARPIGGIIFGHMGDKIGRKTTLVITLIMMGVATTCIGLLPSYLQIGIWAPIALVTLRIIQGIAVGGEWGGAILIASESAPKGKGILYAAFAQQGSPAGNLLATLVFFALSALPAPDFLLWGWRIPFLLSALLVIVGMVIRLKLEESDDMQRLMAQKKTVKLPILEVLRDHWRLVLLGAGVLPIIHVTYFKSTFALSWATKELGYSQSSFLSVIVIALVVQFITQPLGAVLVSRIDMRKAMVLMVVPELLLMPAMFFAVETGNYWIAVLGMCLATVPHSMFYGAVGGILARAFPTRVRYSGLSISYQLCSLLVGGATPMLAQSILNGTGSIIGVAIASACYALVSLLCMLALLKRIGHNAAELSTAEQADADELAREANHQGSAQWPVDKLPAAAATPAPPLQPAR, from the coding sequence ATGACCGCCGCCCTGGAAGCTGCCGCCCACAAGAAAGCCCGCAAGGCGGGCATCGCCTCGTTCATCGGCACCACCATCGAGTGGTACGACTTCTACGCCTACGGAATCGCCGCCGCCCTGGTGTTCGGCAAAGTCTTCTTCCCCGCCGACCTGCCCCCGGGCACCGCGACCCTGCTGTCCTTCCTGACCCTGTGGGCCGGCTTTGTCGCGCGCCCCATCGGCGGCATCATCTTCGGCCACATGGGCGACAAGATCGGCCGCAAGACCACCCTGGTGATCACCCTGATCATGATGGGCGTAGCCACCACCTGCATCGGCCTGCTGCCCAGCTACCTGCAGATTGGCATCTGGGCGCCCATTGCCCTGGTGACCCTACGCATCATCCAGGGCATCGCGGTGGGCGGCGAATGGGGCGGGGCGATCCTGATCGCCAGCGAGAGTGCGCCCAAGGGCAAGGGCATCCTCTATGCCGCCTTCGCCCAACAGGGCTCACCGGCCGGCAACCTGCTGGCGACCCTGGTGTTCTTCGCCCTCAGCGCCCTGCCCGCGCCGGACTTCCTGCTCTGGGGCTGGCGCATTCCGTTCCTGCTCTCGGCACTGCTGGTGATCGTCGGCATGGTCATCCGCCTCAAGCTCGAAGAATCCGATGACATGCAGCGCCTGATGGCGCAGAAAAAGACCGTCAAACTGCCGATTCTCGAAGTGCTGCGCGACCACTGGCGCCTGGTGCTGCTAGGCGCCGGGGTGCTGCCGATCATCCACGTCACCTACTTCAAGAGCACCTTTGCCCTGTCCTGGGCCACCAAGGAGCTGGGCTACAGCCAGAGCAGCTTCCTCAGCGTGATCGTCATCGCCCTGGTGGTGCAGTTCATTACCCAACCCCTGGGGGCGGTGCTGGTGTCGCGCATCGACATGCGCAAGGCCATGGTGCTGATGGTGGTGCCGGAGCTGTTGCTGATGCCGGCGATGTTCTTCGCCGTGGAAACCGGCAACTACTGGATTGCCGTGCTCGGCATGTGCCTGGCCACGGTGCCCCACTCGATGTTCTATGGCGCGGTGGGCGGCATCCTGGCCCGCGCCTTTCCAACCCGGGTGCGCTACAGCGGGCTGTCGATCTCCTACCAGCTGTGCTCGCTGCTGGTCGGCGGCGCCACCCCGATGCTGGCGCAAAGCATCCTCAATGGCACCGGCAGCATCATCGGCGTGGCCATCGCCTCGGCCTGCTACGCCCTGGTTTCGCTGCTGTGCATGCTGGCCCTGCTCAAGCGCATCGGCCACAACGCCGCCGAACTGTCCACGGCAGAACAGGCGGATGCTGACGAACTGGCACGCGAAGCCAATCACCAGGGTTCGGCTCAGTGGCCTGTGGATAAGCTTCCAGCCGCCGCGGCCACTCCCGCGCCCCCTTTACAACCCGCTCGCTGA
- a CDS encoding bifunctional transcriptional activator/DNA repair enzyme AdaA, with the protein MENATLLFQLPDDDTLYQALLDRDPAYEGFAFVGVKSTGVFCRLTCAARKPKRENTVFFGSIKGCVEAGFRACLRCRPLERAGVQEPWVQTLLEQLHGDPERRWYEDDLTRLGLDPSTVRRAFKRYFGVTFLEMARLRRMGQGMQQLAGGESVIAAQISAGFDSDSGFRRAFSRLAGQPPSNLRGRELLKVDWLQTPIGVMLAVADAQVLHLLEFFDRPALASELQALQKRSGSSIGFGRFAPIDQIEAELQRYFAGEPGGFHTPLAMNASPFTRTVWQALRAIPLGSTCSYAEVASRIGSPSAVRAVARANGANQIAIVIACHRVIGSDGTLTGYGGGLWRKRWLLEHERRLRPLAGGSASGL; encoded by the coding sequence ATGGAAAACGCCACTTTGCTGTTCCAGCTCCCCGATGACGACACCCTGTATCAGGCCCTTTTGGACCGCGACCCGGCTTATGAGGGCTTTGCGTTCGTCGGGGTCAAGAGCACGGGGGTGTTCTGCCGCCTGACCTGCGCCGCGCGCAAGCCCAAGCGCGAGAACACGGTGTTTTTCGGCTCGATCAAGGGCTGTGTCGAAGCCGGGTTTCGTGCCTGTCTGCGTTGTCGTCCGCTGGAACGGGCCGGGGTGCAGGAACCCTGGGTCCAGACCCTGCTGGAGCAACTGCACGGCGACCCCGAACGTCGCTGGTACGAAGACGATCTGACCCGGCTGGGGCTGGACCCGTCCACCGTGCGTCGCGCCTTCAAGCGCTACTTCGGGGTGACTTTCCTGGAAATGGCCCGCCTGCGGCGCATGGGCCAGGGCATGCAGCAGTTGGCAGGCGGAGAGTCGGTGATTGCGGCGCAGATCAGCGCCGGCTTTGATTCCGACAGCGGCTTTCGCCGGGCTTTTTCCCGTCTGGCCGGCCAGCCGCCGTCGAACCTGCGGGGGCGTGAGCTGCTCAAGGTGGACTGGTTGCAAACCCCCATCGGCGTGATGCTGGCGGTGGCCGACGCCCAGGTCCTGCATCTGCTGGAGTTCTTCGATCGCCCGGCGCTGGCCAGTGAGCTGCAGGCCCTGCAAAAGCGCAGCGGTTCCAGCATAGGTTTCGGGCGTTTCGCCCCGATCGACCAGATCGAGGCCGAACTGCAGCGCTATTTTGCCGGTGAGCCGGGCGGTTTCCACACGCCTCTGGCGATGAACGCCTCGCCCTTCACGCGCACGGTATGGCAGGCCTTGCGCGCCATTCCCCTGGGCAGCACCTGCAGTTATGCCGAGGTGGCGAGCCGGATCGGTTCGCCATCGGCGGTGCGCGCGGTGGCCCGGGCCAACGGCGCCAATCAGATCGCCATCGTCATTGCCTGCCACCGGGTGATCGGCAGCGACGGTACGCTCACTGGCTACGGCGGCGGACTGTGGCGCAAGCGCTGGCTACTGGAGCATGAGCGCCGCTTGCGCCCTTTGGCCGGTGGGTCAGCGAGCGGGTTGTAA
- the glnL gene encoding nitrogen regulation protein NR(II), which yields MTISDPLHRLLLDNLTTATILLNADLRLEYMNPAAEMLLAISGQRSHGQFISELFTESAEALSSLRQAVEQAHPFTKREAMLTALTGQTLTVDYAVTPILSNGDTLLLLEVHPRDRLLRITKEEAQLSKQETSKMLVRGLAHEIKNPLGGIRGAAQLLARELPEESLKDYTNVIIEEADRLRNLVDRMLGSNKLPSLAPTNIHEVLERVSSLVEAESQGCITLVRDYDPSIPDVLIDREQMIQAVLNIVRNAMQAISSQNEMRLGRITLRSRTMRQFTIGHVRHRLVTKIEIIDNGPGIPAELQDTLFFPMVSGRPDGTGLGLAITQNIISQHQGLIECDSHPGHTTFSIFLPLEQGAPST from the coding sequence ATGACCATCAGCGACCCACTGCACCGTCTGCTTCTGGACAACCTGACCACCGCCACCATCCTGCTCAACGCCGACCTGCGCCTTGAGTACATGAATCCGGCGGCGGAGATGCTGCTGGCCATCAGCGGCCAGCGCAGCCATGGGCAATTCATCAGCGAGCTGTTCACCGAATCCGCCGAGGCCCTGAGCTCCCTGCGCCAGGCGGTGGAACAGGCGCATCCGTTTACCAAGCGCGAGGCCATGCTCACCGCCCTGACCGGCCAGACCCTGACCGTCGACTACGCGGTAACACCGATCCTCAGCAATGGCGACACCTTGCTGCTGCTGGAAGTCCACCCCAGGGACCGGCTGCTGCGCATCACCAAGGAAGAGGCCCAACTGTCCAAGCAGGAAACCAGCAAGATGCTGGTGCGCGGCCTGGCCCACGAAATCAAGAACCCGCTGGGCGGGATTCGCGGCGCCGCCCAATTGCTGGCTCGCGAGCTGCCCGAGGAAAGCCTCAAGGACTACACCAACGTCATCATCGAAGAGGCCGACCGCCTGCGAAACCTGGTGGACCGCATGCTCGGCTCGAACAAGCTGCCGTCCCTGGCGCCGACCAACATCCACGAAGTGCTGGAGCGGGTCAGCAGCCTGGTGGAAGCCGAAAGCCAGGGCTGCATCACCCTGGTGCGCGATTACGACCCGAGCATTCCGGACGTGCTGATCGACCGCGAGCAGATGATCCAGGCGGTGCTCAACATCGTGCGCAACGCCATGCAAGCCATCAGCAGCCAGAACGAAATGCGCCTGGGGCGCATCACCCTGCGCAGCCGCACCATGCGCCAGTTCACCATCGGCCATGTGCGTCATCGCCTGGTGACCAAGATCGAAATCATCGACAACGGCCCGGGCATTCCCGCCGAGCTGCAGGACACCCTCTTCTTCCCCATGGTCAGCGGCCGCCCGGACGGCACCGGGCTGGGCCTGGCCATTACCCAGAACATCATCAGCCAGCACCAGGGCCTGATCGAATGTGACAGCCATCCCGGCCACACCACCTTCTCGATCTTTCTGCCTCTGGAACAAGGAGCCCCATCGACATGA
- the ntrC gene encoding nitrogen regulation protein NR(I) — protein MSRSETVWIVDDDRSIRWVLEKALQQEGMTTQSFDSADGVMSRLARQQPDVIISDIRMPGASGLDLLARIRELHPRLPVIIMTAHSDLDSAVASYQGGAFEYLPKPFDVDEAVSLVKRANQHAQEQQGLEVAPTLARTPEIIGEAPAMQEVFRAIGRLSHSNITVLINGESGTGKELVAHALHRHSPRAASPFIALNMAAIPKDLMESELFGHEKGAFTGAANLRRGRFEQADGGTLFLDEIGDMPADTQTRLLRVLADGEFYRVGGHTPVKVDVRIIAATHQNLETLVHAGKFREDLFHRLNVIRIHIPRLSDRREDIPTLAKHFLSRAAQELAVEPKLLKNETEEYLKNLPWPGNVRQLENTCRWITVMASGREVHISDLPPELLSLPQDSAPVTNWEQALRQWADQALARGQSNLLDSAVPSFERIMIETALKHTAGRRRDAAVLLGWGRNTLTRKIKELGMKVDGGDEDESEEG, from the coding sequence ATGAGCCGTAGTGAAACCGTGTGGATCGTCGATGACGACCGTTCTATCCGTTGGGTCCTGGAAAAAGCCCTGCAGCAGGAAGGCATGACCACCCAGAGCTTCGACAGCGCCGACGGGGTGATGAGTCGCCTGGCGCGCCAGCAGCCGGACGTGATCATTTCCGACATCCGCATGCCCGGTGCCAGCGGCCTCGACCTGCTGGCGCGGATTCGCGAGCTGCACCCGCGCCTGCCGGTGATCATCATGACCGCGCATTCGGACCTGGACAGCGCGGTCGCCTCCTACCAGGGCGGGGCCTTCGAGTACCTGCCCAAGCCGTTCGATGTCGATGAAGCAGTGTCCCTGGTCAAGCGCGCCAACCAGCACGCCCAGGAGCAGCAGGGCCTGGAAGTGGCGCCGACCCTGGCCCGCACCCCGGAAATCATCGGCGAAGCACCGGCCATGCAGGAGGTGTTCCGCGCCATCGGCCGCCTGAGCCACTCCAACATCACCGTGCTGATCAACGGCGAGTCCGGCACCGGCAAGGAGCTGGTGGCCCACGCCCTGCATCGCCACAGCCCGCGGGCGGCCTCGCCGTTCATCGCCCTGAACATGGCGGCGATCCCCAAGGACCTGATGGAATCCGAGCTGTTCGGCCATGAAAAAGGCGCCTTCACCGGCGCCGCCAACCTGCGCCGTGGACGTTTCGAACAGGCCGACGGCGGCACCCTGTTCCTCGACGAGATCGGCGACATGCCGGCCGATACCCAGACCCGCCTGCTGCGAGTCCTGGCCGACGGCGAGTTCTACCGGGTCGGTGGCCACACGCCGGTCAAGGTCGACGTGCGGATCATCGCCGCGACCCACCAGAACCTGGAAACCCTGGTGCACGCCGGCAAGTTCCGCGAGGACCTGTTCCACCGTCTCAACGTGATCCGCATCCATATTCCGCGCCTGTCGGACCGTCGTGAAGACATCCCGACCCTGGCCAAGCACTTCCTCAGCCGTGCCGCCCAGGAACTGGCGGTGGAGCCCAAGCTGCTGAAGAACGAAACCGAGGAATACCTGAAGAACCTGCCGTGGCCGGGCAACGTGCGCCAGCTGGAAAACACCTGCCGCTGGATCACCGTCATGGCCTCGGGGCGCGAGGTGCACATCAGCGACCTGCCGCCGGAGCTGCTGAGCCTGCCCCAGGATTCGGCACCGGTGACCAACTGGGAACAGGCCCTGCGCCAGTGGGCCGACCAGGCCCTGGCCCGTGGCCAATCGAACCTGCTGGACAGCGCGGTGCCGAGTTTCGAGCGGATCATGATCGAAACCGCCCTCAAGCACACCGCCGGCCGCCGCCGCGACGCCGCCGTGCTGCTGGGCTGGGGCCGCAACACCCTGACTCGCAAGATCAAGGAGCTGGGGATGAAGGTCGACGGTGGCGACGAGGACGAAAGCGAAGAAGGCTGA
- a CDS encoding tRNA (cytidine(34)-2'-O)-methyltransferase, whose amino-acid sequence MFHVILFQPEIPPNTGNVIRLCANSGCHLHLIEPLGFEMDDKRLRRAGLDYHEYATLQRHADLASCLESLGHPRLFAFTTKGSRPFHDASFKEGDAFLFGPESRGLPADVLNALPGEQRLRLPMREGCRSLNLSNTVAVAVYEGWRQLGFK is encoded by the coding sequence ATGTTTCACGTCATCCTCTTTCAACCAGAAATTCCGCCGAATACCGGCAACGTTATCAGGCTGTGCGCCAACAGCGGCTGCCACCTGCATTTGATCGAGCCACTGGGTTTCGAAATGGACGACAAGCGCCTGCGCCGTGCCGGCCTCGACTATCACGAATACGCCACCCTGCAACGCCACGCCGACCTCGCCAGTTGCCTGGAAAGCCTCGGCCATCCGCGCCTGTTCGCCTTCACCACCAAGGGCTCGCGGCCCTTCCATGACGCCAGCTTCAAGGAGGGCGACGCCTTCCTGTTCGGCCCCGAGAGCCGCGGCCTGCCGGCGGACGTGCTGAACGCCCTGCCCGGCGAGCAGCGCCTGCGCCTGCCCATGCGCGAAGGCTGCCGCAGCCTGAACCTGTCCAACACCGTGGCGGTGGCGGTCTATGAAGGCTGGCGGCAACTGGGCTTCAAGTAA
- the secB gene encoding protein-export chaperone SecB: protein MTDQQNTAAAEDESAPQFSLQRIYVRDLSFEAPKSPAIFRQQWEPSVGLDLNTRQKALEADFHEVVLTLSVTVKNGDEVAFIAEVQQAGIFLIKNLDEASMSHTLGAFCPNILFPYAREALDSLVTRGSFPALMLAPVNFDALYAQELQRLQSAGENTVQ from the coding sequence ATGACTGACCAACAGAACACTGCTGCTGCCGAAGACGAAAGCGCACCGCAATTCTCCCTGCAGCGCATCTACGTGCGTGACCTGTCCTTCGAAGCGCCGAAAAGCCCGGCGATCTTCCGTCAGCAGTGGGAGCCAAGCGTCGGCCTGGATCTCAACACCCGTCAGAAGGCTCTGGAAGCCGACTTCCACGAAGTGGTGCTGACCCTGTCCGTGACCGTGAAGAACGGCGACGAAGTGGCCTTCATCGCTGAAGTGCAACAGGCCGGTATCTTCCTGATCAAGAACCTGGACGAGGCTTCCATGAGCCACACCCTGGGTGCCTTCTGCCCGAACATCCTGTTCCCTTACGCTCGCGAAGCGCTGGACAGCCTGGTGACCCGTGGTTCGTTCCCGGCCCTGATGCTGGCCCCGGTGAACTTCGACGCGCTGTACGCCCAGGAGCTGCAACGTCTGCAGTCCGCCGGCGAAAACACCGTTCAATAA
- the grxC gene encoding glutaredoxin 3 has translation MPKVIVYSSDYCPYCSRAKQLLGSKGVAFEEIKVDGKPQVRADMAQKAGRTSVPQIWIGATHVGGCDDLFALERAGKLDALLAA, from the coding sequence ATGCCCAAGGTCATCGTCTACTCCAGTGATTACTGCCCTTACTGCTCGCGGGCCAAGCAACTGCTCGGGAGCAAAGGCGTAGCCTTCGAAGAGATCAAGGTCGATGGCAAGCCGCAGGTGCGCGCCGACATGGCCCAGAAGGCCGGACGCACGTCCGTGCCGCAGATCTGGATCGGCGCCACCCATGTAGGTGGTTGTGATGATTTGTTTGCCCTGGAGCGCGCCGGCAAGCTCGACGCGCTGCTGGCGGCCTGA
- a CDS encoding rhodanese-like domain-containing protein: MVAHLIQFATEHYLLVGAFAILLALLIAHELSRGGRSLSTRELTALVNSEQGVVIDIRPSKDYAAGHIVGALNIPQDKLAARVGELEKHKAKTIILVDAQGQHAGTHARELLKSGFTAAKLSGGVASWKADNLPLVK, from the coding sequence ATGGTTGCTCACCTGATTCAATTCGCCACTGAACACTACTTGCTCGTCGGCGCCTTCGCCATCCTGCTGGCTCTGTTGATCGCTCATGAATTGAGCCGCGGTGGCCGCAGCCTCAGCACCCGTGAACTGACCGCGCTGGTCAACAGCGAGCAGGGCGTGGTGATCGATATTCGTCCGTCCAAGGACTACGCCGCCGGCCATATCGTCGGCGCGCTGAACATTCCCCAGGACAAGCTGGCCGCCCGTGTCGGCGAGCTGGAAAAGCACAAGGCCAAGACCATCATCCTGGTGGACGCCCAAGGCCAGCACGCCGGCACCCATGCCCGTGAGCTGCTGAAGTCCGGTTTCACCGCCGCCAAGCTGTCCGGTGGTGTAGCCAGCTGGAAAGCCGACAACCTGCCATTGGTGAAGTAA
- the gpmI gene encoding 2,3-bisphosphoglycerate-independent phosphoglycerate mutase gives MTTTPKPLVLMILDGFGHSESHESNAVYAARKPVLDRLCASMPNGLISGSGMDVGLPDGQMGNSEVGHMNLGAGRVVYQDFTRVTKAIRDGEFFENPTICAAVDKAVAAGKAVHILGLLSDGGVHSHQDHLIAMAELAFKRGAEKIYLHAFLDGRDTPPKSAQSSIELLDETFKTLGKGRIASLIGRYFAMDRDNRWDRVAQAYNLIVDGQGQFNAATAQEGLQAAYARDESDEFVKATTIGEPVKVEDGDAVVFMNFRADRARELTRVFVEDDFKDFERARQPKLAGFVMLTQYAASIPAPAAFAPGSLENVLGDYLAKNGKTQLRIAETEKYAHVTFFFSGGREEPFPGEERILIPSPKVATYDLQPEMSAPEVTDKIVDAIEHQRYDVIIVNYANGDMVGHSGVFEAAVKAVECLDLCVGRIVDALEKVGGEALITADHGNVEQMSDASTGQAHTAHTTEPVPFIYYGKRALKVREGGVLADVAPTMLKLLDLPQPEEMTGTSILVDPTH, from the coding sequence ATGACTACCACGCCTAAACCTTTGGTCCTGATGATTCTGGATGGCTTCGGTCACAGCGAGAGCCACGAATCCAACGCCGTCTATGCGGCCAGGAAGCCAGTCCTGGACCGCTTGTGCGCCAGCATGCCCAACGGCCTGATCTCGGGCTCGGGCATGGACGTCGGCCTGCCGGATGGGCAGATGGGCAACTCCGAGGTCGGCCACATGAATCTGGGCGCCGGTCGCGTGGTGTACCAGGACTTCACCCGGGTGACCAAGGCCATCCGTGACGGCGAGTTCTTCGAGAACCCGACCATTTGCGCCGCCGTGGACAAGGCCGTGGCCGCCGGCAAGGCGGTGCACATCCTCGGCCTGCTGTCGGATGGCGGCGTGCACAGCCACCAGGACCACCTGATCGCCATGGCCGAGCTGGCCTTCAAGCGCGGCGCCGAGAAGATCTACCTGCACGCCTTCCTTGATGGTCGCGACACGCCGCCGAAAAGCGCCCAGTCGTCCATCGAACTGCTGGACGAAACCTTCAAGACCCTGGGCAAGGGCCGCATCGCCAGCCTGATCGGCCGCTACTTCGCCATGGACCGTGACAACCGCTGGGACCGCGTGGCCCAGGCCTACAACCTGATCGTCGACGGCCAGGGCCAGTTCAACGCCGCCACCGCCCAGGAAGGCCTGCAAGCCGCCTACGCTCGCGATGAAAGCGACGAATTCGTCAAGGCCACCACCATCGGCGAGCCGGTCAAGGTCGAAGACGGCGACGCCGTGGTGTTCATGAACTTCCGCGCCGACCGCGCCCGCGAGCTGACCCGGGTCTTCGTCGAGGACGACTTCAAGGACTTCGAACGCGCGCGCCAGCCCAAGCTGGCCGGTTTCGTCATGCTCACCCAGTACGCCGCCAGCATCCCCGCGCCGGCGGCCTTTGCTCCGGGCAGCCTGGAAAACGTACTGGGCGACTATTTGGCGAAAAACGGCAAGACCCAGCTGCGCATCGCCGAAACCGAAAAGTACGCCCATGTGACCTTCTTCTTCTCCGGTGGCCGTGAAGAGCCGTTCCCGGGGGAGGAACGCATCCTGATCCCGTCGCCGAAAGTCGCCACCTACGACCTGCAGCCGGAAATGAGCGCTCCTGAAGTCACCGACAAGATCGTCGATGCCATCGAGCACCAGCGTTATGACGTGATCATCGTCAACTACGCCAACGGCGACATGGTCGGCCACAGCGGTGTCTTCGAAGCGGCGGTGAAAGCCGTGGAATGCCTGGACCTGTGTGTCGGGCGCATCGTCGATGCCCTGGAAAAGGTCGGTGGCGAAGCCCTGATCACTGCCGACCACGGCAACGTCGAGCAGATGTCCGACGCCTCCACCGGTCAGGCCCACACCGCTCACACCACCGAGCCGGTGCCCTTCATCTATTACGGCAAGCGCGCCCTGAAAGTCCGCGAAGGCGGGGTGCTGGCGGACGTGGCGCCGACCATGCTCAAGCTGCTGGACCTGCCCCAACCCGAGGAAATGACCGGCACCTCGATCCTGGTCGACCCCACGCACTGA
- a CDS encoding DUF1460 domain-containing protein has translation MNKMATLFLASLLSGCASQVPAKPSVDPRGSTPEQPHTRVTMDPLTADKLRALLQIQPQQHAADIGQMNDLISREFLQTPYVPNKLQGSATLAEKLVVDFRGLDCFTYLDYVEALRQSHDEAGFINNLVQIRYVNGEINFLNRRHFFSDWAQAGQPLADDVTALLGADAVTVAKHLNQKADGGHYLSGLPVAERDITYIPSARIDQHVLSRLRTGDYIGIYTPLAGLDVTHTGLFIQTAQGPVLRNASSKQNQRVVIDSPFMEYVHDVPGIVVLRARPTDLAGPPASTSESSAQAQQHPPHAQASG, from the coding sequence ATGAACAAGATGGCTACGCTGTTCCTAGCCTCCCTCCTCTCAGGCTGCGCAAGCCAGGTCCCGGCAAAACCGTCGGTAGATCCCCGTGGCAGCACGCCCGAGCAGCCACACACCCGGGTGACCATGGACCCGCTGACCGCCGACAAACTGCGCGCGCTGTTGCAGATCCAGCCCCAGCAGCACGCGGCCGACATCGGGCAGATGAACGACCTGATTTCACGGGAGTTCCTGCAGACGCCCTATGTGCCGAACAAACTGCAAGGCTCCGCGACCCTGGCCGAGAAACTGGTGGTCGACTTCAGAGGCCTGGACTGCTTTACCTACCTGGATTACGTCGAGGCCTTGCGCCAGTCCCACGACGAGGCTGGCTTCATCAACAACCTGGTGCAGATTCGCTACGTCAACGGCGAGATCAATTTCCTCAACCGCCGGCACTTCTTCAGCGACTGGGCCCAGGCCGGGCAACCCTTGGCCGATGACGTCACCGCCCTGCTCGGTGCCGATGCGGTGACCGTCGCCAAGCACCTCAATCAAAAGGCCGATGGCGGCCATTACCTGTCGGGCCTGCCCGTGGCCGAACGCGACATCACCTACATTCCCAGCGCGCGGATCGACCAGCATGTGCTCAGCCGCCTGCGCACCGGCGACTACATCGGCATCTACACCCCGCTCGCGGGCCTGGACGTCACCCATACCGGGCTGTTCATCCAGACCGCCCAGGGCCCGGTCCTGCGCAATGCGTCCTCGAAGCAAAACCAGCGCGTGGTGATCGACTCGCCGTTCATGGAGTACGTCCACGACGTTCCGGGCATCGTGGTCCTGCGCGCCCGGCCAACCGACCTGGCCGGTCCCCCTGCCTCCACCTCAGAGAGCAGCGCCCAGGCGCAACAGCATCCGCCCCACGCGCAAGCGTCTGGCTGA
- a CDS encoding murein hydrolase activator EnvC family protein, which produces MLRALIALALICLLQPAFADERAQTQQQLDATRQDIAELKKLLGKLQEEKSGVQKELRGTETEMGKLEKQVEALQKELKKSETELQRLDEEKKKLQSARTEQQRLIAIQARAAYQNGRQEYLKLLLNQQNPEKFARTLTYYDYLSQARLEQLKNFNETLRQLANVEKDISLQQAQLLVQKSSLDTQREELDKVRKERQLALAKLNDDVKARDDKLKAREQDQADLAKVLKTIEETLARQAREAEEARQKALIAQQEAEKKRLREAQADASDAPRKPARSSPGALVSSAGPSFGGAFAAARGKLPWPVDGRLLARFGETRGDDSRSKWDGVMISAAAGSQVHAVHGGRVVFADWLRGAGLLVILDHGNGYLSLYGHNQTLLKEAGDVVKAGESISTVGNSGGQDTPALYFAIRQQGRPSDPAQWCHAQG; this is translated from the coding sequence ATGCTTCGCGCCCTGATTGCCCTTGCTCTGATCTGCCTGCTCCAACCGGCCTTTGCCGACGAGCGCGCGCAAACCCAACAACAGTTGGACGCCACGCGTCAGGACATTGCCGAGCTGAAGAAACTGCTGGGCAAGCTGCAGGAAGAAAAATCCGGGGTGCAGAAAGAACTGCGCGGCACCGAAACCGAGATGGGCAAGCTGGAAAAGCAGGTCGAAGCCCTGCAGAAAGAGCTGAAGAAAAGCGAAACCGAGCTGCAGCGACTCGATGAGGAGAAAAAAAAACTCCAGAGCGCGCGCACTGAACAACAGCGACTGATCGCCATCCAGGCCCGCGCGGCCTACCAGAACGGGCGCCAGGAATACCTCAAGCTGCTGCTCAACCAGCAGAACCCGGAAAAATTCGCCCGCACCCTGACCTACTACGACTACCTGAGCCAGGCGCGCCTGGAGCAGTTGAAGAATTTCAACGAAACCCTGCGTCAGCTGGCCAATGTGGAAAAGGACATTTCCCTGCAGCAGGCCCAGTTGCTGGTGCAGAAGAGCAGCCTCGACACCCAGCGCGAAGAACTCGACAAGGTGCGCAAGGAGCGGCAACTGGCCCTGGCCAAGCTCAATGACGACGTGAAGGCCCGGGACGACAAGCTCAAGGCCCGCGAACAGGACCAGGCCGACCTGGCCAAGGTCCTGAAAACCATTGAAGAAACCCTGGCCCGCCAGGCCCGCGAGGCAGAGGAAGCGCGCCAGAAAGCGCTGATCGCCCAGCAGGAAGCCGAAAAAAAGCGTTTGCGTGAGGCCCAGGCCGACGCCAGCGATGCGCCGCGCAAACCCGCAAGATCAAGCCCCGGCGCCCTGGTTTCCAGCGCCGGCCCGTCCTTTGGTGGTGCATTTGCTGCGGCCCGGGGAAAACTTCCATGGCCGGTTGATGGTCGATTGCTGGCACGCTTTGGTGAAACCCGCGGTGACGACTCCCGTTCCAAGTGGGACGGGGTGATGATCAGCGCCGCCGCCGGCAGCCAGGTGCACGCCGTGCACGGTGGCCGGGTGGTGTTCGCCGACTGGCTGCGCGGCGCCGGGCTGCTGGTGATCCTCGATCACGGCAACGGCTACCTGAGTCTCTACGGACACAACCAGACCCTGCTCAAGGAAGCGGGTGATGTGGTCAAGGCCGGAGAGTCCATCTCCACCGTGGGTAATAGTGGCGGACAGGACACTCCTGCGCTGTACTTTGCAATTCGTCAGCAGGGCCGCCCCAGCGACCCGGCACAGTGGTGCCACGCGCAAGGATAA